GAGGATCAGTCAATTCATCTGTTACTATTAGGGGTATTATTAATAGAGGAGGAAGCCAAGGTGCACAACACTCCCAATCTTTGCACTCTGTATTTGGTCATTTTCCTGGTTTACGAGTTGTAATGCCTTATAGCCCGAATGATGCCCATGATTTGCTTATAGCTTCAGCTAGATGCAAGGATCCAGTTATTTATATAGATGATAGATGGCTCTACGAAACAAAAAGTTTATTTAAGCCTAATTACAAATTAGATTTAAATGAGGTCAAGCCAAAAGTTATTCAACAAGGTGAAGATCTAACAATAATTTCTAGCAGTTACTCAACTTATCTTGCTTTTAAAGCAAGTAAAATACTGAAAAAAAAACATAATTTAAAAATTGAGATAATTGATTTAAGATCAATCACACCTTTAGATACTAAAGTAATAGTAAAGTCGGTAAACAAAACTAGTAGATTTTTAGTAATAGATGGAAGTCACGAACAGTGTGGTTTTGGAAACAATCTTATTGGGTCAATTGTAAAAAATATCAATATCAAAAAACAAAAATGTAATCCAAAATTGATTTCTCTACCAAATACTCCAGCACCATCGTCAAAAATATTAGAAGATTTTTATTATCCAAAATTAAAAAATGTTGTTAATCTAGTCAAAAAAATGATGAATTAATTGTGTTTTTATTAATTAAACGATTCTTTGCATCTAATAAATATTTCTGGAAATACAGACATTTATTGCAAAAAAATTCTTTTCAAAGCAACTATGGAAAAGTTCCAAAAGAACATTTTAATAAAATATTTTATAATTTAGAAAAAAAAACAATTCTAGATTTTGGTTGTGCAACTGGTGACAAATTATTGTACTTTATTCAAAATAACGCAAAAAACCTATGTGGAATTGATATTAATAAAAGAGCTATCAGAACTGCTGAAAAAAAATTTCAAAATTATGATATAAACTATTATCTTTCAAGCAATGTTAATAAAAAGAAAATAGACTTATTTTTAAAAAAATCAAAATCAAAAATGTTTGACATAATTATTTTAGATAGAGTTTTATACATATTAAAAAAAGAGGAATTTAATAATAATATTAACTATTTTTCAAAAATAACCAAATATATGTATCTTGATGACTTTTTTTTAAAAAATAATAATAACGAAATTTTTTTTAGAAAAAATATAAAAGGATATACACACTCTAATTTTGATAAAATTTTAGACCAGCTATCATTTAAACTTGTATTTAAAGGTATTTCTCCTTATAAATCCGTAAAGTTTTCAAATCCAATGTCGGCATTATATAAATTAAAAAAATAAATATGAATGTACCATTTTTTGATTATCCAAAATTATATATCTCACACAAATTAAAATTTGACCAAATTTTTTCTCAAATAGCTAAAAGAGGTTCGTTTATTATGCAAGATGACCTAGAAAAATTTGAAAAAAAATTGTCGAATTACCATGACATTAGTTATTCTATTGGAGTTGGTAATGCCACAGATGCAATGCAATTGTTACTTAAAGCTGACAATATTGGATCTAACGATGAAATTATTTTTTGTTCTCACACAATGACAGCAACAGCCTCGGCAATAAAATTCACAGGAGCAAAACCAGTGGCTATTAATTGCAATAATGAATTTTTAATGGACTATAAAGAAATTGAATCAAAAATTAATTCTAGAACGAAAGGAATTTTTGTAACGCAATTGAATGGAAGGATTGCTGATATGGAGGAAATTTGTGAAATTGCAAAAAAAAATAATTTAAAAATATACGAAGATTCTGCACAAGCTATCGGTTCTAAATATCAAAATAAGTCAGCAGGATCATTTGGGGTT
The Candidatus Pelagibacter sp. RS40 DNA segment above includes these coding regions:
- a CDS encoding alpha-ketoacid dehydrogenase subunit beta, translating into MIKYITYSQAIREALYYLLKTDKYFHILGQGVNSPWYVGGTLKNLDKLFPSRVLETPVSENLISGVGIGSSMLGTNCLVIHPRMDFMLYAMDSIVNQGAKWNYVTGGSVNSSVTIRGIINRGGSQGAQHSQSLHSVFGHFPGLRVVMPYSPNDAHDLLIASARCKDPVIYIDDRWLYETKSLFKPNYKLDLNEVKPKVIQQGEDLTIISSSYSTYLAFKASKILKKKHNLKIEIIDLRSITPLDTKVIVKSVNKTSRFLVIDGSHEQCGFGNNLIGSIVKNINIKKQKCNPKLISLPNTPAPSSKILEDFYYPKLKNVVNLVKKMMN
- a CDS encoding class I SAM-dependent methyltransferase; protein product: MQKNSFQSNYGKVPKEHFNKIFYNLEKKTILDFGCATGDKLLYFIQNNAKNLCGIDINKRAIRTAEKKFQNYDINYYLSSNVNKKKIDLFLKKSKSKMFDIIILDRVLYILKKEEFNNNINYFSKITKYMYLDDFFLKNNNNEIFFRKNIKGYTHSNFDKILDQLSFKLVFKGISPYKSVKFSNPMSALYKLKK